From Synoicihabitans lomoniglobus, the proteins below share one genomic window:
- a CDS encoding zinc-binding alcohol dehydrogenase family protein — MQALSLLEPGILRTVTVPDTLAPGPGEVLIRVHRVGVCGTDLHAFKGHQPFFNYPRILGHELGVEVLTIGADVTNVAPGDRCAVEPYLNCGRCIACRCGKPNCCTDLNVLGVHIDGGHREQLVVPAAKLHPSRTLSFDQLALVETLGIGAHAVERAALVPGESVAVIGTGPIGLSVIQFALAAEARVIALDINAPRLAFCRERLGLVADDLIHTPGITDVAARLAALTDGDMPTAVFDATGNPASMAAAFSYPAHGGRLIFVGLFRGDVSFHDPDFHRRELTLMSSRNARPDDFRRILKLIESGRIDTTPWITHRAHLTAVPDHFPTWADPATGVLKAMISL; from the coding sequence ATGCAAGCGCTTTCTCTGCTCGAACCCGGCATCCTTCGCACCGTCACCGTGCCCGACACCCTCGCTCCCGGCCCGGGTGAAGTCTTGATCCGCGTTCATCGCGTCGGCGTCTGTGGCACTGACCTCCATGCCTTTAAGGGTCACCAACCTTTTTTTAACTATCCCCGCATTCTCGGCCACGAGCTCGGAGTGGAGGTTCTCACGATTGGTGCTGACGTGACCAACGTCGCTCCCGGCGATCGTTGTGCGGTCGAACCTTATTTAAACTGCGGACGTTGTATCGCCTGCCGATGCGGCAAGCCCAACTGTTGCACCGATCTGAACGTGCTCGGGGTTCACATCGACGGCGGCCACCGCGAACAGCTGGTGGTGCCTGCGGCTAAACTCCATCCATCGCGCACGCTATCCTTCGATCAGCTCGCCCTCGTCGAAACCCTCGGCATCGGAGCTCACGCCGTCGAACGCGCCGCGCTCGTTCCCGGTGAATCCGTCGCCGTGATTGGCACCGGTCCCATCGGCCTCTCCGTCATCCAATTTGCCCTCGCCGCCGAGGCTCGCGTCATCGCCCTCGACATCAATGCCCCCCGCCTCGCTTTCTGTCGCGAGCGGCTCGGTCTGGTCGCGGACGATCTCATCCACACCCCCGGCATCACCGATGTCGCTGCTCGCCTCGCCGCGCTCACCGACGGTGACATGCCCACCGCGGTATTCGACGCCACTGGCAATCCCGCTTCCATGGCCGCGGCATTCAGCTACCCCGCTCATGGCGGCCGTCTCATATTCGTGGGTCTGTTTCGGGGCGACGTCTCGTTCCATGACCCTGATTTCCATCGCCGCGAACTCACCCTGATGAGCAGCCGCAACGCCCGTCCCGACGACTTTCGTCGCATCCTCAAATTAATCGAGTCCGGCCGCATCGACACCACCCCCTGGATCACTCACCGAGCTCATCTCACCGCGGTGCCCGATCACTTCCCCACCTGGGCCGATCCCGCCACCGGCGTGCTCAAAGCAATGATCTCCCTCTAA
- a CDS encoding alpha-L-arabinofuranosidase C-terminal domain-containing protein, protein MKALLFAPLVLSGVVAFSASPTARITIDIDDVIDQIDPRIYGVFMEPIGFNRPEMKFNTLYGPLYAPDAEDADENGWRTGMLDAARELQFTNMRWPGGNFLGSYDWRDGVGPKAERPKRMELAWGVVEPNLVGTDEWVQLNALLGTENVVAINMGTGSIDDARYWVEYCNAPTGTYWADKRAEYGHPEPFGIKYWCLGNEVDGEGWIIGYKNAEDYVKFARVVSRAMKRSSPGTELSFVANGSSNYQDTLAWIDWNWTVIKGTHDIADFISLHRYWDNSDDYYTFIGERAVDLQEKIDITVGQIKAVSTTVKEPPLYISFDEWAPPFRGGHWSTLALAQFFNAFIRNADYIKMANYTLLTSILARDPETDATYKTPTFYAFKAYSTRNHGDALRTSVVCDTFGVDDYYTAIPYLDVTSVHNRKSGEVFINVVNRHQDEAIATAIRSVVGTFAPTARVSSITTDDTDNRPYTYADRDTYRPTATEIPTDNDTITYRFPAHSFTQIIVKVDRD, encoded by the coding sequence ATGAAAGCCCTGCTCTTCGCCCCATTGGTTCTCTCCGGCGTCGTTGCGTTTTCCGCTTCGCCGACCGCCCGTATCACCATCGATATCGACGACGTCATCGACCAAATCGACCCACGCATTTACGGCGTCTTCATGGAGCCCATCGGCTTCAACCGACCGGAGATGAAATTCAACACGCTCTACGGTCCGCTCTACGCCCCCGACGCCGAGGATGCCGATGAAAACGGTTGGCGCACCGGTATGCTCGATGCCGCCCGCGAGCTCCAGTTCACGAACATGCGCTGGCCCGGCGGCAACTTCCTCGGCAGCTACGACTGGCGCGATGGGGTTGGCCCCAAAGCCGAGCGGCCCAAACGCATGGAACTCGCCTGGGGCGTCGTCGAACCCAACCTCGTTGGCACCGATGAATGGGTGCAGCTGAATGCCCTGCTCGGCACCGAAAACGTCGTCGCCATCAACATGGGCACCGGCTCCATCGACGACGCCCGTTACTGGGTCGAGTATTGCAACGCCCCGACCGGCACCTACTGGGCCGACAAGCGTGCCGAATACGGCCACCCCGAACCCTTCGGCATCAAATACTGGTGCCTCGGCAACGAAGTCGACGGCGAGGGATGGATCATTGGTTACAAGAACGCCGAGGACTACGTGAAGTTTGCCCGCGTCGTCTCCCGCGCCATGAAACGCAGCTCGCCCGGCACCGAGCTCAGCTTCGTCGCCAATGGTTCGTCCAACTACCAGGACACCCTCGCCTGGATCGATTGGAACTGGACCGTTATCAAGGGCACGCACGACATCGCCGACTTCATCTCGCTCCACCGCTACTGGGACAATTCCGACGACTACTACACCTTCATCGGCGAGCGTGCCGTCGATCTGCAGGAGAAAATCGACATCACCGTCGGCCAGATCAAAGCGGTCTCCACCACCGTCAAAGAACCGCCCTTGTATATCTCGTTCGACGAGTGGGCCCCGCCCTTCCGCGGCGGCCATTGGTCGACGCTCGCGCTGGCGCAATTCTTCAACGCATTCATCCGCAATGCCGACTACATCAAGATGGCCAACTACACCTTGCTCACGTCCATCCTCGCCCGTGATCCCGAGACCGACGCCACCTACAAGACGCCCACTTTCTACGCCTTCAAAGCCTACTCCACCCGCAACCACGGCGACGCCCTCCGCACCAGCGTGGTCTGCGATACGTTTGGCGTGGACGACTACTACACCGCGATTCCTTACCTCGACGTGACCTCCGTCCACAACCGCAAGTCCGGCGAGGTGTTCATCAACGTCGTCAACCGCCACCAAGACGAGGCCATCGCCACCGCCATCCGCAGCGTCGTCGGCACCTTTGCTCCCACGGCCCGCGTCAGCTCGATCACCACCGACGACACCGATAACCGTCCCTACACTTACGCTGATCGCGACACCTACCGTCCCACCGCAACGGAAATTCCCACGGACAACGATACGATCACCTACCGTTTTCCGGCCCACTCCTTCACCCAGATCATCGTCAAAGTGGACCGCGACTAG
- a CDS encoding transglutaminase-like domain-containing protein translates to MDIRPEGSSDAVLREDTLCTRPEINPEKVARTDGLDLLRFTLPVGETQVSHDAIFEVPFRLDHDGATDLPAIAPEALPGDVIDYVRPSRFCESDRLADFAWRQFGNVPTGWEQVKTVCTWVHEHVEYRFGAGRSDLTACNIFEQRYGVCRDFAHLTIALCRALNVPARYASGHLPDIGYDDPGSPMDFHAYTEVYLGGRWVPVDARYNVSRFGRVRVCHGLDAGDCAFLTSFGTVNLNQFQVWAYQIENGTGSTKTPVDLTQRLDGQTKVFHRLADRPPVPTPRDTPANHVAA, encoded by the coding sequence TTGGATATCAGACCCGAGGGTTCGAGCGATGCGGTGTTGCGAGAGGACACGCTCTGCACTCGTCCTGAGATCAATCCCGAAAAGGTGGCGCGAACGGACGGCCTCGACCTGCTGCGCTTTACCTTGCCCGTGGGTGAAACACAGGTGAGTCACGATGCGATTTTCGAAGTGCCCTTCCGACTCGATCACGACGGAGCGACCGATTTGCCGGCGATCGCACCGGAAGCCTTGCCCGGCGATGTCATCGATTACGTGCGACCCAGCCGGTTCTGTGAATCAGATCGCTTGGCTGATTTCGCCTGGCGCCAGTTCGGCAACGTGCCCACGGGCTGGGAACAGGTCAAAACGGTATGCACGTGGGTGCACGAGCACGTCGAATACCGGTTCGGAGCCGGGCGCAGCGATCTCACGGCCTGCAACATTTTTGAACAACGCTATGGCGTTTGCCGGGACTTCGCCCACCTCACCATTGCCTTGTGCCGCGCATTGAATGTGCCCGCGCGCTATGCGTCCGGACACCTGCCGGACATCGGCTACGACGATCCCGGCAGCCCGATGGACTTCCACGCCTACACCGAGGTATATTTGGGCGGACGCTGGGTGCCGGTCGATGCCCGCTACAACGTGTCTCGATTCGGTCGCGTGCGGGTGTGCCATGGACTCGATGCCGGCGACTGCGCGTTTCTCACCAGTTTCGGGACAGTGAATCTAAACCAGTTTCAAGTTTGGGCCTACCAAATCGAAAACGGGACCGGCTCGACCAAAACCCCCGTCGACCTGACCCAGCGGCTTGATGGCCAAACAAAGGTATTTCACCGCTTGGCCGACCGACCGCCCGTCCCCACCCCACGCGACACCCCCGCGAATCACGTCGCCGCGTAG
- a CDS encoding glycoside hydrolase family 95 protein: protein MKLRLPALLLFLPLPFTLPAAESLTLHYDRPATEWVEALPVGNGRLGAMVFGGIHQERLQLNEDTLWGGGPYDPANPEALATLPEVRALLAAGDQTAAQDLVNAKMMARPRSQMPYQTVGDLMLTFSGADTVSHYRRELNLDTAVATTSYTTGTGPWAMSYTREVFASPVDQVIVVRLTARRGDRPAQLNFTIGLQSPQHATSRTVGADTLVLQGRNGGSAGIAGALTFQAQAKVTIEGGDLRADGQQLHISGAHTATILIAAATSFRHYDDVSGDPVAANDATLVAASGKSYDDLLAAHTAEHQRLFRRVTLDLGRTPAADRPTDERVRRFADGNDPALAALYFQYGRYLLISSSRPGSQPANLQGIWNDSLNPPWQSKYTLNINAEMNYWPAEITNLAELSEPFFDMIRDLSETGSKMAQDTYGASGWVVHHNTDIWRATGPIDGAQWGMWPTGGAWLCQHLWEHYQFSGDRDFLAQAYPIMKEAAQFFLDTLVTEPTHDWLVTSPSVSPENPHHDGVAIVAGPTMDAQLLRDLFTACIESAGILGEDAHFSARLAAARARLAPSQIGAQGQLQEWLEDWDAAAPEPHHRHVSHLYGLFPSDQIDVITTPALAAAARRSLELRGDDATGWAIGWRLNLWARLHEPEHAMGILKLLLRPERTYPNLFDAHPPFQIDGNFGGTAGIAEMLLQSHGGRIQLLPALPAAWPTGSVSGLRARGGLTVDLTWRDGQLTTAWFTANQDGLFPIRTADGHVTEVTLRAGERTAFKPGQP from the coding sequence ATGAAACTCCGCCTCCCTGCGCTTCTACTATTCCTGCCGCTGCCGTTCACCCTGCCCGCAGCTGAATCCCTCACCCTGCACTACGATCGTCCCGCCACCGAGTGGGTGGAAGCGCTCCCCGTGGGCAATGGCCGCCTCGGTGCCATGGTCTTCGGCGGCATCCACCAGGAGCGCCTGCAACTCAACGAGGACACGCTCTGGGGCGGCGGCCCCTACGACCCGGCCAACCCCGAGGCGTTGGCCACCCTGCCCGAGGTGCGCGCCCTCCTTGCCGCTGGTGACCAAACCGCCGCCCAGGATTTGGTGAACGCCAAAATGATGGCCCGCCCCCGCAGCCAGATGCCCTATCAGACCGTCGGCGATCTCATGCTGACGTTTTCCGGTGCCGACACCGTTTCCCACTACCGGCGCGAGCTCAACCTCGACACCGCCGTTGCCACCACCTCTTACACCACGGGCACGGGTCCGTGGGCCATGAGCTACACCCGCGAGGTCTTCGCCAGCCCGGTCGATCAAGTGATTGTCGTGCGCTTAACCGCTCGTCGCGGCGACCGTCCGGCTCAGCTCAACTTCACGATCGGTCTGCAAAGCCCGCAACACGCGACGAGCCGGACCGTTGGTGCCGATACCCTCGTCTTGCAGGGGCGCAACGGCGGCTCCGCCGGTATCGCAGGAGCGCTCACTTTCCAGGCGCAGGCCAAGGTCACGATCGAGGGCGGCGACCTGCGCGCCGATGGCCAACAACTCCACATCAGCGGCGCTCACACGGCCACCATCCTCATCGCCGCCGCCACCAGTTTCCGCCACTACGACGACGTGAGCGGCGACCCGGTCGCCGCCAATGACGCCACGCTCGTCGCCGCGTCAGGCAAATCCTACGACGACTTGCTGGCGGCTCATACCGCCGAGCATCAACGGCTCTTCCGCCGCGTCACCCTCGATCTCGGCCGCACGCCCGCCGCCGACCGGCCGACCGACGAGCGCGTGCGCCGTTTTGCCGACGGCAACGATCCCGCCCTCGCTGCGCTCTACTTTCAATACGGCCGCTACTTGCTCATCAGCAGCTCCCGGCCCGGCTCGCAACCCGCCAACCTACAGGGCATTTGGAACGATAGTCTCAACCCACCCTGGCAGAGCAAATACACTCTCAACATCAACGCCGAGATGAACTACTGGCCGGCCGAAATCACCAACCTCGCCGAGTTGAGCGAGCCGTTTTTTGACATGATCAGGGACCTCAGCGAAACCGGCTCCAAGATGGCGCAGGACACCTACGGAGCGTCCGGCTGGGTGGTCCATCACAACACCGACATCTGGCGCGCCACCGGTCCGATCGACGGCGCCCAATGGGGCATGTGGCCCACCGGCGGCGCTTGGCTGTGCCAACACCTGTGGGAACATTACCAATTCTCCGGCGACCGCGACTTCCTCGCCCAAGCCTACCCGATCATGAAAGAGGCGGCGCAATTTTTTCTCGATACATTGGTCACCGAACCAACCCACGACTGGCTCGTCACCAGTCCGTCCGTCTCCCCCGAAAATCCGCACCATGACGGTGTTGCGATCGTGGCCGGACCGACGATGGACGCCCAACTCTTGCGCGACTTGTTCACCGCTTGCATCGAGTCCGCCGGCATCCTCGGTGAGGATGCGCATTTTAGCGCGCGACTCGCCGCCGCCCGCGCTCGCCTCGCCCCGTCGCAGATCGGTGCCCAAGGTCAGTTGCAGGAATGGCTGGAAGATTGGGACGCCGCTGCCCCCGAGCCGCACCATCGCCACGTTTCGCATCTCTACGGTCTCTTCCCCAGCGACCAGATCGACGTGATCACCACGCCCGCGCTCGCCGCCGCTGCCCGCCGCTCGCTTGAATTGCGCGGCGACGATGCCACCGGCTGGGCCATCGGCTGGCGCCTCAACCTCTGGGCACGCCTGCACGAACCCGAGCACGCCATGGGCATCCTCAAACTCCTGCTCCGCCCCGAGCGCACGTATCCAAATCTCTTTGACGCTCACCCGCCGTTCCAAATCGACGGCAACTTCGGCGGCACCGCCGGCATCGCCGAGATGCTCCTGCAATCCCACGGCGGTCGCATCCAGCTCCTGCCGGCTCTGCCGGCCGCCTGGCCCACCGGTAGCGTCAGCGGACTGCGCGCCCGCGGCGGCCTGACCGTCGACCTCACGTGGCGTGACGGCCAACTCACCACCGCATGGTTCACCGCCAACCAAGACGGTCTTTTCCCCATCCGCACCGCCGACGGCCACGTCACCGAGGTCACCCTGCGGGCCGGTGAACGCACCGCCTTCAAACCCGGCCAACCGTAA
- a CDS encoding carboxylesterase/lipase family protein — translation MKKLLLALLVASTAFAAEPPAPVATQSGLVQGATETDLTVYRGIPFAAPPVGDLRWQPPQPVAPWTGVKQTTDYGPDPYQGDGSGHVSEDCLYLNIWSPAKSPDEKIPVLVWIYGGGFSFGGNANPTHNGEFLARKGVVLVTVNYRVGPLGFLAHPELSAESPHGVSGNYGLLDQIAGLKWIQDNIAAFGGDPDKVTIFGESAGGIAVSMLCASPLAEGLFRGAISQSGGSFGPTRETTYPGENMRTLADAETAGVAFASRAGVDSITAFRALSPDQLPGGFGSGAAWPIVDGWVIPDDQYTLYEADRYNDVDILVGYNSDEGLSFSREKTPAEYEANVRTRYGPWADRLLAAYPAGEHSVPRSARDLMRDAAFGWQTWAWARLQAETGDAHVFLYYFDQHPARPATGPQADHGMPHGVDVPYVFQTLNPDDKNLTIGDRAISDTVSTYWTNFAKRGDPNGPGVPAWPEFTPDDQRAMHFHDTATVGPVASEAALEVLDQYFAWRRTPEGAAWAK, via the coding sequence ATGAAGAAACTCCTGCTCGCGCTCCTCGTCGCATCGACCGCCTTCGCCGCCGAACCACCCGCGCCCGTCGCCACCCAATCCGGTCTCGTGCAAGGCGCGACTGAAACCGATCTTACGGTCTACCGTGGCATCCCTTTCGCCGCTCCGCCCGTGGGCGACCTGCGCTGGCAGCCTCCCCAACCCGTCGCGCCCTGGACCGGGGTGAAGCAGACCACCGACTACGGACCCGATCCCTATCAGGGCGACGGCTCCGGTCATGTCAGCGAGGACTGCCTCTACCTTAACATTTGGTCTCCCGCCAAATCACCCGACGAAAAAATCCCCGTGCTGGTATGGATTTACGGCGGCGGCTTCTCTTTCGGCGGTAACGCCAATCCCACCCACAACGGCGAGTTTCTCGCCCGCAAAGGCGTGGTGCTCGTCACCGTGAATTACCGGGTCGGCCCCCTCGGTTTTCTCGCCCACCCCGAGCTCAGTGCTGAGTCACCCCACGGCGTTTCCGGCAACTACGGCCTGCTCGACCAGATCGCCGGGCTGAAGTGGATTCAGGACAACATCGCGGCCTTTGGCGGTGATCCTGACAAAGTCACGATCTTCGGTGAATCCGCGGGCGGCATCGCCGTGAGCATGCTCTGCGCCTCGCCGCTCGCCGAGGGTCTTTTTCGCGGCGCGATTTCCCAGAGCGGCGGTTCCTTTGGGCCGACCCGTGAAACCACCTACCCCGGCGAAAACATGCGCACCCTCGCCGACGCCGAAACGGCCGGCGTCGCCTTCGCCTCGCGCGCCGGAGTCGACTCCATTACCGCCTTCCGCGCCCTCTCGCCCGACCAGCTCCCCGGCGGTTTTGGCAGCGGTGCCGCCTGGCCGATCGTCGACGGCTGGGTCATTCCCGATGACCAATACACACTTTACGAAGCCGATCGCTACAACGACGTGGACATCCTCGTCGGCTACAACTCCGACGAAGGTCTCAGCTTCTCCCGCGAAAAAACGCCCGCCGAATACGAAGCCAATGTGCGCACCCGCTACGGACCCTGGGCTGATCGCCTCCTCGCCGCGTATCCAGCCGGTGAGCACAGTGTGCCCAGGTCGGCCCGCGACCTTATGCGCGATGCCGCCTTTGGGTGGCAGACTTGGGCCTGGGCTCGCCTGCAAGCCGAGACCGGCGACGCCCACGTTTTCCTCTATTATTTCGACCAACACCCCGCCCGTCCCGCCACCGGACCGCAGGCCGACCATGGCATGCCGCACGGTGTCGACGTGCCCTACGTTTTCCAAACGCTCAACCCCGACGACAAGAATTTAACCATCGGCGACCGGGCCATCTCGGACACCGTTTCGACCTACTGGACCAACTTCGCCAAGCGCGGCGATCCCAACGGTCCCGGCGTGCCTGCGTGGCCGGAGTTCACTCCCGACGATCAACGCGCCATGCACTTCCACGACACCGCGACTGTCGGTCCGGTGGCCAGCGAAGCCGCCCTCGAAGTCCTCGATCAATACTTCGCCTGGCGCCGCACCCCGGAAGGTGCCGCGTGGGCAAAGTAA
- a CDS encoding glycoside hydrolase family 43 protein, whose protein sequence is MPRCFALKLKPYRLLGGILISSLLPVIAAAWQADNGDGTFTNPALYADYPDPDVIRVGEDFYFASTTFVNAPGLTILHSQDLINWEIVSHVIDRLDGRPEYDMDGGTAYRSGVFAPSLRYHDGTFYVVVTPVGQNTRVYRADSAAGPWTSTELDRAAFDPGFFIDDDGTGYIATSGGWDGTVTLLTLNDDFTAVVASQDIFYNQGAEGSKVVKRDDWYYMFHSIPSQLALTVSRARSLTGSWETRPQIDDTTGGHQGAVVDLPDGTFYGFVMVDSGAIGRMTNFSPIFWENDWPVWGTPDAPGRVPATAPKPVASEHLRQPATNDEFTSPTLGLQWQWNHNPDDSRWSLADRPGFLRLRSTTADAFWMARNTLIQKGQGPWSRGEVKIDVSALAAGDIAGFGTLGKINGHIAVTRDHRGDLALSMHIINDGESAETRVEHRAFSGSTLHLRTELDFRTNRATCSYSADGVNWQELGGSFAIAFDWRTGTFQGIQFALFCHNPSPSDGYIDIDYFHFSDSGPPELIVGQPVLIRAIGPTLADFGITNALPDPSITIFSGPTIRAENDDWNEAANASVIAATAQTLGGFSLPANSADAAVYAGFEPGAYTAYVSGSADTDGVVLLEIYNTASVHSRLVNLSARADAGTGENVLVAGFALSGDGATSLLIRAVGPQLVDFGVRNTMANPQLTLFDGTTPILTNDDWSNAPNLEALTAASATVGAFPLDPDSHDAALLVSLMPGTYTAQASGVAGTTGNVLVEVYAVP, encoded by the coding sequence ATGCCGCGCTGCTTTGCTTTAAAACTCAAACCCTACCGCCTGCTGGGCGGCATTCTCATCAGTTCACTGCTTCCCGTCATCGCGGCGGCTTGGCAAGCCGACAACGGTGACGGCACCTTCACCAATCCCGCGCTCTACGCCGACTACCCGGATCCCGACGTCATTCGCGTGGGCGAGGACTTTTATTTCGCCAGCACCACTTTCGTGAACGCTCCGGGACTCACCATCCTGCACTCGCAGGATTTGATCAACTGGGAGATTGTTTCTCATGTAATCGACCGCCTCGACGGTCGCCCCGAATACGACATGGACGGCGGCACCGCCTACCGCAGTGGTGTCTTTGCTCCCAGCCTGCGTTACCACGACGGAACGTTTTACGTGGTCGTCACACCCGTCGGTCAAAACACGCGCGTTTACCGTGCGGATTCCGCCGCCGGACCATGGACTTCCACGGAACTCGACCGCGCGGCCTTCGATCCGGGCTTCTTCATCGACGATGACGGCACCGGTTACATTGCCACCTCGGGAGGTTGGGATGGCACCGTCACCTTGCTCACGTTGAACGACGACTTCACCGCCGTCGTCGCGAGCCAGGATATCTTTTACAACCAAGGCGCCGAGGGCTCCAAGGTCGTCAAACGCGACGACTGGTATTACATGTTTCACTCCATTCCGTCCCAGCTCGCCCTCACCGTATCGCGCGCTCGCAGCCTGACCGGCTCCTGGGAAACCCGGCCACAGATCGACGACACCACCGGCGGCCATCAAGGGGCCGTCGTCGATCTGCCCGACGGCACCTTCTACGGTTTCGTCATGGTCGATTCCGGTGCGATCGGCCGCATGACCAACTTCAGTCCCATTTTTTGGGAAAATGACTGGCCGGTCTGGGGCACACCCGACGCCCCTGGCCGCGTTCCGGCCACCGCCCCGAAACCGGTGGCGAGCGAGCACCTCCGCCAACCCGCCACCAACGACGAGTTCACTTCCCCAACCCTCGGCCTGCAGTGGCAATGGAATCACAACCCGGACGACTCGCGTTGGTCCCTTGCTGACCGACCGGGCTTCCTCCGACTTCGTTCCACCACCGCCGACGCATTCTGGATGGCGCGCAATACCCTCATCCAAAAAGGTCAGGGACCGTGGAGCCGCGGCGAAGTGAAAATCGACGTGTCCGCCCTGGCGGCCGGTGACATTGCGGGCTTCGGCACCCTGGGAAAAATCAACGGTCACATCGCAGTCACCCGCGATCACCGCGGCGACCTCGCGTTGAGCATGCACATCATCAATGACGGCGAAAGTGCCGAAACTCGAGTCGAGCATCGCGCCTTTTCCGGTTCCACCCTCCACCTGCGCACCGAGCTGGATTTTCGCACCAATCGAGCCACCTGTTCCTACAGCGCCGATGGGGTGAACTGGCAGGAGCTCGGCGGATCGTTCGCCATCGCATTTGATTGGCGCACCGGAACCTTCCAGGGCATCCAGTTCGCCCTGTTCTGCCACAACCCGTCACCAAGCGATGGATACATCGATATCGATTACTTCCATTTTTCGGACTCCGGCCCGCCTGAGCTCATCGTCGGTCAACCGGTGCTCATTCGGGCAATCGGTCCCACCTTGGCCGATTTTGGCATCACCAACGCCTTGCCCGACCCCTCGATCACCATCTTCTCCGGACCCACGATCCGCGCCGAAAATGACGATTGGAACGAGGCCGCCAACGCCTCCGTCATCGCCGCAACCGCCCAAACGCTGGGCGGTTTTTCTTTGCCCGCAAACAGCGCCGACGCCGCCGTCTACGCCGGTTTCGAGCCCGGGGCCTACACGGCCTACGTCAGCGGATCCGCCGACACCGACGGCGTCGTCCTGCTGGAGATTTACAATACCGCCTCCGTCCACTCGCGGCTGGTCAATCTCTCCGCTCGCGCCGATGCCGGCACCGGAGAAAACGTGCTCGTCGCCGGCTTCGCTCTCTCCGGGGATGGTGCCACGTCCCTGCTCATTCGCGCTGTTGGACCCCAGCTCGTCGACTTCGGGGTGCGCAACACCATGGCCAACCCGCAACTCACGCTCTTCGACGGCACCACGCCCATCCTAACCAACGACGATTGGTCCAATGCCCCCAATCTCGAAGCCCTCACCGCCGCCAGCGCAACCGTCGGCGCATTCCCGCTTGATCCCGACAGCCACGACGCCGCTCTGTTGGTGAGCCTCATGCCCGGCACCTACACCGCACAAGCCAGCGGTGTCGCCGGCACGACGGGCAACGTCCTCGTCGAGGTCTACGCCGTCCCCTGA